A region of Triplophysa rosa linkage group LG16, Trosa_1v2, whole genome shotgun sequence DNA encodes the following proteins:
- the hepacam2 gene encoding HEPACAM family member 2 produces MECVGVTMFLLMCTLFLGVDGMEYISLEPTQHGKYGDSMLLRVEPHFDVKNVKFQGAWYKTKPTYTLLVTFTESNAILNMRLRNKPVLKLPDVSLDIEHLDEDAEGEYKLEINIIFPGSSTPVAVTKIVTITVSVPVSKPVLSKSPGADLIEERDNVTLTCSVETGTNVQYEWIKNNMAVVPSERHTFSQDHGTLVISPVSKDDRGRYTCEAKNHISHELSEGTALSVYYGPYNLEVNSEQGLKTGGVFTVNPGELVFFDCLADSNPPNSCVWISKTSNGTEIIMTGTRFEVTSYELAQAKEFWCRAFNNVTKKQDETKFSLVVARLGKGREKHIQEGGALSSLTFITISSVVIIVCMMFVLIRKSCHPRRMMNTIYRRPMTEQRGLHRSGHEDATEDFGIYEFVSVPGKMESTQASCRSLARLDSVKDLHTTIYDVIRHVPETPTLSLLK; encoded by the exons ATGGAATGTGTTGGAGTGACCATGTTTCTACTGATGTGCACCTTATTTCTCGGTGTTGATG GTATGGAATATATTTCACTGGAGCCCACACAGCATGGCAAATACGGGGACTCTATGCTCCTCAGAGTTGAGCCTCATTTTGATGTCAAGAATGTGAAGTTCCAGGGGGCCTGGTACAAGACTAAACCCACTTATACTCTTCTTGTCACTTTCACCGAGTCCAATGCCATCCTCAATATGCGGCTGAGGAACAAACCAGTGCTTAAATTGCCAGATGTCTCGCTAGATATTGAGCATCTGGATGAGGACGCTGAGGGGGAGTACAAGCTGGAGATCAACATCATCTTCCCAGGAAGCTCCACGCCGGTGGCCGTCACGAAAATAGTGACGATCACAGTAAGCG TGCCTGTGTCAAAGCCCGTTCTCAGTAAGAGCCCAGGGGCAGACCTCATAGAAGAGCGAGATAATGTGACGCTGACATGCTCTGTTGAAACCGGCACCAACGTTCAGTACGAATGGATTAAGAACAACATGGCGGTAGTTCCAAGCGAGCGGCACACATTTTCACAAGATCACGGCACACTTGTCATAAGTCCTGTCAGTAAAGATGATAGAGGCCGGTACACCTGCGAGGCCAAAAACCACATCAGCCATGAACTGAGCGAAGGAACTGCTCTCAGTGTGTACT ATGGACCCTACAATCTAGAAGTAAATTCAGAGCAGGGTCTGAAAACCGGAGGGGTGTTCACGGTGAACCCAGGGGAGCTGGTCTTTTTCGACTGTCTTGCTGACTCGAACCCTCCCAACAGCTGCGTCTGGATCTCTAAGACATCGAACGGCACAGAGATCATCATGACTGGAACACGGTTTGAAGTGACATCTTATGAATTAGCTCAAGCAAAGGAGTTCTGGTGTAGAGCATTTAACAATGTGACAAAGAAACAGGATGAGACCAAATTTTCGCTGGTGGTGGCCAGACTTGGCAAAG GAAGAGAAAAACATATCCAGGAAGGAGGTGCTCTGTCTTCATTGACTTTCATTACAATCTCATCAGTGGTCATCATTGTGTGTATGATGTTTGTGCTCATAAGGAAGAGCTGCCATCCAAGACGAA TGATGAATACAATCTACAGACG GCCTATGACAGAGCAGAGAGGACTGCACCGATCCG GTCATGAAGATGCAACTGAAGACTTCGGGATCTACGAATTTGTTTCTGTTCCTGGGAAAATGGAATCGACACAG GCATCCTGCAGGTCTTTGGCACGGCTTGATTCAGTCAAAGATTTGCATACCACCATCTATGATGTCATCAGACATGTGCCTGAAACGCCAACACTGAGTCTGCTTAAATGA
- the fam133b gene encoding protein FAM133: MGKRDNRVAYLNPIAAARARGPAPSAGPTIQDYLSRPRPSWEEVKEQLEKKKKGSRALADFEDKMNARWKKELEKNREKVLGGGEKKEKEKDKKEKRKKEKKKSSRHSSSSSSSSSSDFSSGSSSESEDDDEKKIVKRKKKRRSSARKESDDSDTESETDSRESSKKKKKKKFRENGEKDKDEKDSRRKRKSEKSHSESSDESDIDEEYKKKKHSSEEKEKVTDKSKKKKKKKKHKKHSKKKKRKTSGFELDYRAGEVSTTTGSLKTE, translated from the exons ATGGGAAAGCGAGATAACAGAGTG GCTTACTTGAACCCAATAGCTGCTGCCAGAGCACGAGGACCTGCACCCAGCGCAGGCCCAACCATTCAGGATTATCTCAGCAGACCACGGCCGTCATG GGAGGAGGTGAAGGAACAACTGGAGAAGAAAAAGAAGGGCTCAAGAGCCTTGGCTGATTTTGAGGACAAAATGAATGCG CGATGGAAGAAGGAATTggagaaaaacagagagaagGTGCTTGGTGGAGGtgagaagaaagaaaaagagaaagacaagAAAGAG AAAAGGAAGAAGGAGAAGAAAAAGTCCAGCAGG cattcttcatcttcctcctcctcttcgaGTTCTGATTTCTCTTCCGGTTCCTCTTCAGAATCTGAAGATGAT GATGAGAAGAAAATTgtgaagagaaagaaaaaaagaaggtCTTCTGCTAGGAAAGAGTCTGACGATTCTGACACAGAGTCGGAAACGGATAGCAGG GAATCatccaagaaaaagaagaagaagaagttcaGGGAGAATGGCGAGAAAGACAAG GATGAGAAGGACAGTCGGAGGAAGAGGAAATCTGAGAAGAGCCATTCGGAGTCCTCAGACGAGTCTGATATAGAT gaagagtacaaaaagaagaaacaCAGTAGTGAAGAAAAGGAGAAAGTTACA gATAAgtccaagaaaaaaaagaaaaagaagaagcataagaaacacagcaaaaagaaaaagaggaaGACTTCTGGCTTCGAGCTGGACTATAGGGCTGGTGAGGTGTCCACTACAACAGGCAGCTTGAAAACTGAATAA